One stretch of Hymenobacter chitinivorans DSM 11115 DNA includes these proteins:
- a CDS encoding DUF2947 family protein → MSIVPVCHSVFAEAFRGIDSKGIFLLDKEDAFEIWKTHIDDEANSYFQLSDKNWLVSSKPKVIGDWLQAFNDSNNTGFEEVSDCSTTWSETDTIFFCISKHFVIQSTWQSFKKHWRYFIECDDDCPIVINSVNQNCAILFYPIGIAVMVEIA, encoded by the coding sequence ATGAGCATCGTTCCTGTATGCCATTCGGTTTTTGCGGAAGCATTTCGAGGTATAGATTCAAAAGGAATATTCCTTCTTGATAAAGAAGATGCTTTTGAAATATGGAAAACACATATTGACGACGAGGCTAATTCTTATTTTCAATTATCTGACAAGAATTGGCTTGTAAGTTCAAAGCCAAAAGTCATAGGTGATTGGCTTCAAGCTTTCAATGATAGTAATAACACGGGCTTTGAAGAAGTCTCTGACTGCTCGACCACTTGGAGTGAAACGGATACTATTTTCTTTTGTATAAGTAAACACTTTGTGATTCAGTCTACGTGGCAGTCATTTAAAAAGCATTGGCGCTACTTCATAGAATGCGACGATGATTGCCCTATTGTAATCAACTCAGTGAATCAGAATTGCGCAATACTATTCTATCCTATTGGTATTGCTGTAATGGTTGAAATTGCTTAG
- a CDS encoding Rossmann-fold NAD(P)-binding domain-containing protein — MKNFTSFADVDDYRVLLNKALEIKADPFGYQHVGRNKTVGLIFFNPSLRTRLSSVKAAYNLGAQAWVLNAGADSWTLEMADGAVMNGGTQEHIKDAIAVMSQYCDVLGVRTFPTLKDRDEDYQEVVFRKIMQYATVPVISLESATLHPLQSFADLITVAETKQKERVKVVLTWAPHVRALPQCVPNSFCDWFSEIDWIDFVITHPEGYELDPQFTKGARIEYDQKKALEGADFVQAKNWSSYKDYGQVLSNDPSWMLTPEHMAGTNDAKFLHCLPVRRNVEVSDAILDSPNSLIIQEAGNRVFSMQTVLHELLSL; from the coding sequence ATGAAAAATTTCACCTCTTTCGCCGACGTCGACGACTACCGGGTTTTGCTCAATAAGGCCCTGGAAATCAAAGCTGACCCGTTTGGCTACCAGCACGTGGGCCGCAACAAAACCGTCGGCCTGATTTTCTTCAATCCCAGCTTACGTACTCGCTTGAGCTCCGTCAAGGCGGCGTATAACCTGGGCGCGCAGGCCTGGGTGCTCAACGCCGGGGCCGACTCCTGGACGTTGGAAATGGCCGACGGCGCCGTAATGAACGGCGGCACCCAGGAGCACATCAAAGATGCCATTGCCGTGATGAGCCAGTACTGCGACGTGCTGGGTGTGCGCACCTTTCCCACGCTCAAGGACCGCGACGAGGACTACCAGGAAGTCGTGTTCCGCAAGATCATGCAGTACGCCACGGTACCGGTTATCAGCCTGGAAAGCGCCACGCTGCACCCGTTGCAGTCGTTTGCCGACCTGATTACGGTGGCCGAAACCAAGCAGAAGGAGCGGGTGAAAGTAGTGCTGACCTGGGCCCCGCACGTGCGCGCTCTGCCCCAGTGCGTGCCCAACTCGTTCTGCGACTGGTTTTCGGAAATCGACTGGATTGACTTCGTCATCACCCACCCCGAGGGCTACGAGCTGGACCCCCAATTCACCAAGGGTGCCCGTATCGAATACGACCAGAAGAAAGCCCTCGAAGGCGCCGACTTCGTGCAGGCCAAGAACTGGAGCAGCTACAAAGATTACGGCCAGGTTCTCAGCAACGACCCCAGCTGGATGCTCACGCCCGAGCATATGGCCGGTACCAACGACGCGAAGTTCCTGCACTGCCTGCCCGTGCGCCGCAACGTGGAAGTGTCCGACGCCATCCTGGACTCGCCCAACTCGTTGATTATTCAGGAAGCCGGCAACCGGGTTTTTTCCATGCAAACCGTGCTGCACGAGCTGCTGAGCCTGTAA
- a CDS encoding oxygenase MpaB family protein: MPQHPDYFVAPGSVVRTIWGKADTVLFIFAGAAAEFALNKAVDWLYFTGRLPADPLARLFSTVEYARQIVFAERAAAEQAIDTITAIHAAVEAKRGMAIPAWAYRDVLFMLVDYSIRAFEALERPMSRTEQAEVFEVFTRVGQRMGIPGLPTSYAQWLPDRAQHLTDHLEYSRFTADLYQQYARHLGPIRYQLLLQAQRVVVPRPVRRLLRLGRLAWLRPVLLIYRYAQHLAISKWARTSLLPDDYKEKILGLDVVPPTLAVAH, encoded by the coding sequence ATGCCACAGCATCCGGATTATTTTGTGGCCCCGGGCTCGGTCGTGCGGACCATCTGGGGCAAAGCCGATACGGTCCTGTTCATTTTTGCCGGGGCCGCCGCCGAGTTTGCCCTCAACAAAGCCGTGGACTGGCTCTACTTCACCGGCCGCCTGCCCGCCGACCCACTGGCCCGCCTGTTTTCCACCGTGGAGTATGCCCGCCAGATTGTCTTTGCCGAGCGGGCCGCCGCCGAGCAGGCCATTGACACCATCACCGCCATTCACGCCGCCGTGGAAGCCAAGCGTGGTATGGCCATTCCGGCCTGGGCTTACCGCGACGTGCTCTTCATGCTCGTCGACTACTCCATCCGGGCTTTCGAAGCCTTGGAACGCCCCATGAGCCGCACCGAGCAGGCCGAAGTATTCGAGGTTTTTACCCGCGTGGGTCAGCGCATGGGCATTCCGGGGCTGCCGACTTCGTACGCGCAGTGGCTCCCAGACCGCGCCCAACATCTGACCGACCACCTCGAGTACAGCCGCTTCACCGCCGACCTCTACCAGCAGTACGCCCGCCATCTGGGCCCGATTCGCTACCAATTGCTGCTGCAGGCCCAGCGGGTAGTGGTGCCGCGCCCGGTGCGCCGGCTGCTGCGCCTGGGTCGGCTGGCCTGGTTACGGCCGGTGCTGCTCATCTACCGCTACGCCCAGCATCTGGCCATCAGCAAGTGGGCCCGCACCAGCCTGCTCCCCGATGATTACAAGGAGAAAATCCTGGGCCTGGACGTGGTACCTCCCACGCTTGCCGTAGCGCATTAA
- a CDS encoding aminotransferase class V-fold PLP-dependent enzyme — MINQPNSTYSSTLIQDWNAVRAQFNLTSDYLHLGASQFIASHPQPVREAIAHYRRLLDENPVLCTQELENAEMQKVRQAAARYLRLEEPDNIAMTDSTTMGLGTIYSGLNLQPGQEVLTTVHDHYSQHEAIRLATRRSGGSYRKIALYKRVNHVTTDEMVDNLLREVRPNTRVVGITWVHSSTGLKTPVTQIAQALAELNRHRDEADRVLLLVDGVHGFGIEQETFPDLGCDFFIAGCHKWLYGPRGTGLVAATRAAWQTVSPVIPTFTDAMDIITEEAERPDHVDGKQMTPGGFHSLEYRWALRAAFEFMESLGREQVCQRVHALNRQCKEGLAAMPHVTLHTPLADELSAGITSFEVRGYNTDEVVEQLKTRKIIATKAPYQDFQYARFTPGIINTEQEIDRALAAVHALA; from the coding sequence ATGATCAACCAGCCAAATTCCACTTACTCGTCCACGCTCATTCAGGACTGGAATGCCGTCCGGGCCCAGTTCAACCTCACCTCCGACTACCTCCACCTCGGCGCCTCGCAGTTTATAGCCTCCCACCCGCAGCCCGTGCGCGAGGCCATTGCCCACTACCGCCGCCTGCTCGACGAAAACCCGGTGCTCTGTACCCAGGAGCTGGAAAACGCCGAAATGCAGAAGGTGCGCCAAGCTGCCGCCCGCTACCTGCGCCTCGAGGAGCCCGACAATATTGCCATGACCGACAGCACCACCATGGGGCTGGGCACCATCTATTCGGGCCTGAATCTGCAGCCCGGCCAGGAAGTACTGACCACCGTGCACGACCATTACTCCCAGCATGAGGCCATCCGGCTGGCTACCCGCCGCTCGGGCGGCAGCTACCGCAAAATTGCCCTCTATAAGCGTGTCAACCACGTGACGACCGACGAAATGGTCGACAACCTGCTGCGGGAAGTGCGACCCAATACCCGCGTGGTGGGCATCACCTGGGTACACTCCAGCACCGGCCTGAAAACTCCGGTAACCCAGATTGCCCAGGCCCTGGCCGAGCTGAACCGCCACCGCGACGAGGCGGACCGGGTGCTGCTGCTCGTCGACGGGGTGCACGGCTTCGGCATCGAGCAAGAAACGTTTCCGGACCTGGGCTGCGACTTTTTCATTGCCGGCTGCCACAAGTGGCTCTACGGTCCGCGGGGTACCGGGCTGGTGGCAGCCACCCGCGCGGCCTGGCAAACCGTGTCGCCCGTCATTCCTACCTTCACCGACGCCATGGACATCATCACGGAAGAAGCCGAGCGCCCCGACCACGTGGACGGCAAACAGATGACGCCGGGCGGCTTCCATTCCCTGGAGTACCGGTGGGCGCTGCGGGCGGCATTTGAGTTTATGGAAAGCCTGGGTCGGGAACAGGTCTGCCAGCGCGTGCACGCACTCAACCGGCAGTGCAAAGAAGGCTTGGCCGCCATGCCCCACGTGACGCTGCACACCCCGCTGGCCGATGAGCTGTCGGCGGGCATTACTTCCTTCGAGGTGCGCGGCTACAATACCGACGAAGTTGTGGAGCAGCTCAAGACTCGCAAAATTATTGCAACCAAAGCTCCCTACCAGGATTTCCAGTACGCCCGCTTCACCCCCGGCATTATCAACACCGAGCAGGAAATAGACCGGGCTCTGGCCGCCGTGCACGCCTTGGCCTGA
- a CDS encoding T9SS type A sorting domain-containing protein: MLRKTTPQRPASRWRGLSLMLVLAASASLAQAQLISFPGAEGAGKFTKGGRGTATVPTTVFEVTSLADTNTPGTLRYAISQAAAHRTIVFRVCGTIHLNSALSFNKANTTIAGQTAPGEGICLADYPVTIGADNVIVRFMRFRMGDKNQNKGMVDGAGADDAFGGTGRKNIIIDHCTMSWSTDEALSVYRGDSTTLQWNLMSEPLDYSYHFEAGDTDFEHHAYGGIWGGRNASFHHNLFAHCKGRNPRFEGSRNLPPYTAGQENGDFRNNVIYNWGSYSTNGGEGGNYNVVNNYYKYGPSTNTNNSSGVPIRSMIMNPSKQTSSPVLPYPKVYMTGNYVDGYPTVTNRNWLGVVMASGARTDTAQSKVTTPFNILPMPTQSAQDAYNAVLANVGAVLPARDTLDQRIIRNVQERKGRLIDVQGGYAHGTAYSISQSAWPVLTCGPAPADTDHDGMTDVFELANGLNPNDPTDRSLRGPNGYTMLENYLNGIASVVMGSEDAKAVKVGLDVYPNPAGEQLTVTHPVAGTGAIVSVFNVEGQQVARFAATPGSQQTAVAASKLASGIYLVRYQDAKTQLTTKFVKQ; this comes from the coding sequence ATGCTCCGGAAAACTACTCCGCAACGCCCCGCCTCCCGCTGGCGCGGCCTTTCCCTGATGCTCGTGCTGGCCGCCTCGGCTTCCCTGGCCCAGGCTCAGCTGATTTCCTTTCCCGGCGCCGAAGGAGCGGGCAAATTTACCAAGGGCGGCCGGGGCACGGCCACGGTGCCCACCACCGTGTTTGAGGTAACCTCCCTGGCCGACACCAACACGCCCGGGACCCTGCGCTACGCCATCAGCCAGGCCGCGGCTCACCGCACCATCGTGTTCCGGGTGTGCGGCACGATTCACCTCAACTCGGCCCTGAGCTTTAATAAGGCGAATACCACCATTGCCGGCCAGACCGCGCCCGGCGAAGGTATCTGCCTGGCCGACTACCCCGTTACCATCGGGGCCGACAACGTCATCGTGCGGTTTATGCGCTTCCGCATGGGCGACAAAAACCAGAACAAAGGCATGGTGGACGGGGCCGGGGCCGACGACGCGTTTGGCGGCACGGGCCGCAAAAACATCATCATCGACCACTGCACCATGAGCTGGAGCACCGATGAGGCTCTGAGCGTGTACCGCGGCGACAGTACCACGCTGCAGTGGAACCTGATGAGCGAGCCGCTCGATTACTCCTACCACTTCGAAGCCGGCGACACCGACTTTGAGCACCACGCCTACGGCGGCATCTGGGGCGGGCGCAATGCCTCCTTCCACCACAACCTGTTTGCCCACTGCAAGGGCCGCAATCCGCGCTTCGAAGGCAGCCGCAACCTGCCGCCCTACACCGCGGGTCAGGAAAACGGCGACTTCCGCAACAACGTCATCTACAACTGGGGCTCCTACAGCACCAACGGCGGCGAGGGCGGCAACTACAACGTAGTGAACAACTACTATAAGTACGGCCCGAGCACCAACACGAACAACTCATCCGGCGTGCCAATACGGTCCATGATTATGAACCCGAGCAAGCAGACGTCTTCGCCAGTGCTCCCCTACCCCAAGGTGTACATGACGGGCAACTACGTGGATGGCTACCCCACCGTCACGAACCGCAACTGGCTGGGCGTGGTCATGGCCAGCGGGGCGCGCACCGACACGGCCCAGTCCAAAGTCACTACGCCGTTCAACATCCTGCCCATGCCCACGCAGTCGGCCCAGGATGCCTACAACGCGGTGCTGGCCAACGTGGGCGCCGTGCTGCCCGCCCGCGACACGCTCGACCAGCGCATTATCCGCAACGTGCAGGAGCGCAAAGGCCGCCTCATCGACGTGCAAGGCGGCTACGCTCACGGTACGGCCTACAGCATTTCCCAGAGCGCCTGGCCGGTGCTCACCTGCGGCCCCGCCCCGGCCGACACCGACCACGACGGCATGACCGACGTATTTGAGCTGGCCAACGGCCTGAACCCGAATGACCCTACGGACCGCAGCCTGCGCGGCCCCAATGGCTACACCATGCTGGAGAATTACCTCAACGGCATTGCCAGCGTGGTGATGGGCAGTGAAGATGCCAAGGCGGTGAAGGTCGGCCTGGACGTGTATCCCAACCCGGCCGGTGAGCAGCTGACCGTAACCCACCCCGTAGCCGGGACGGGCGCCATTGTGAGCGTGTTCAACGTGGAAGGCCAGCAAGTAGCTCGGTTTGCGGCCACGCCCGGCTCCCAGCAAACGGCCGTAGCGGCCAGCAAGCTGGCCAGCGGCATCTACCTGGTGCGCTACCAGGATGCCAAGACCCAGCTCACCACCAAGTTTGTGAAGCAGTAA